From the Equus asinus isolate D_3611 breed Donkey chromosome 9, EquAss-T2T_v2, whole genome shotgun sequence genome, the window GACCCTTTGTCTTGTTGTGTTCCAGACGTCAATGAGTGTAAAACCCTGTCAACAGTGTCCTGTGGAAAATTCGCAGATTGCCACAACACAGAGGGCAGCTACTACTGCACATGCAGCCCAGGATACCAGCCTGTTTCTGGGGCAATGTTATTCTggaatgagaaagagaacacGTGTCACGGTGAGAACCACTCCTTGTTTTCCATCTCCTCTTCCATGAGGTTTGGCGTCATTCAGCCCACTTTCTCCAGGCATCAGAGGGCCGTCCTGGCCACCTATCTGATCACCGTCCCTCTCTGAACCCCAAGGCTCAGAGCCCTCCACAGAGGGTCACTTCTGGAACTTTAAAATATCCCCTTGCCCACCTGGCAtcttatttttgtaaaacaaaagaaaggggtGGCATTCTTCAGGATACTTCAAGATACTTCAGGAGCTCACAGTGCCTCGTGTTTCAGCACAATATCCCATCTCTTCGTTATCATCAGTGACTGCCAGGATGAGACCTTCCCCCACCGGGGCCCACATGGGCTTGGCCATGCAGGAACACACTCAGGCCTCCAAGCCCATGATGGACACAGGTGACCTGTCCAGAAACCCAGGAGTAGGGAGATTCCAGGGCAGGTCCACCTACCCCAGCCAGCCCTGTCCCTGGCCAACAGCCCTGGCACCCTGACCCCAATTCtcatctgctcagcctccatcTAAATCCCCACATAAGGCTCTCCCTGACCCTCTCCAGTGATTTCAACTGACAAGCCTGAGGCCAGTGGAGACGACCAGGACCCAGGAGAATGTTGTGCTGGGTCTGAGCAGGATGACATGGACCGCCCCCAACACACACGCGCATGGGCACAGTCAGATCAATGGAGAAGGCGCCCTTCAGGACCAGATAGCAACCGAGGGCATCATCAGGAACCACTGCCCCAGACCCAACCCTCTCCCAAAGAAGTCGACCCAGGCTCCAAGGAGGCCCAGAACACTGGGGGACAGAAGACGGGCCGCTACTCAGCAGGGTCCAGAGGTATGTGTCCCTGGTGGGAGGCCAAGAGGCCCAATGGCTGAAATGAGTGACAGCCCTCAACCACCAGCACCTACTCCCTTGTCCAGCCAGCCCTCACCCACTGCTGGCCCTGTTCAGATGTGGATTCTCACCACTTCCTGCCGGTCCAGGGGAGGCCTTCGTGGGGATGAGTTAAAAAGCACCCAGGGCTGTATGGCTGGACGTCAGCCCCCACTGTCCACCCAGACCTGGTGCCACTGTCTGGGTGGACCCAGCCTGTCCAGTATCTTCTTTATTCCCCCTGACCCAGCCCTATGGCCTCACCCTAGGGATCCTGTGTGAGGGGCAGTTCTTGGCCCATCTCTATGAAGCTGTCTCAGAGTTAGTGTGGATGGGAGAGCACTGCCCTGACAGGGTCAACTGTGTTCCAAGGAGAACTCAGCCAGCAGAAGCCGCCCTGGGGGAATTAGGACCAAGGCCATCACTGGGAGCCAAGACAGGGCCTGGTGGGGAAATGCAGCATCTCCCCTGCACTCTGTTCCCAAGAAGGCCCACCCTGGCCTTTCTCCAAATGCTAAGGGGGGACACAGGCAGCCATGATGTCCCCACCCCAGCTGGGAGCTGCCCAGGGAAGCTGAGGGCACCAGGGCTGGCAGACAGGGAGGCCTCAGGCAGATTCCATCCACATGTGGACAACAGAGCACCTAGGCCACCCCATCCACCCATAGGATGCCTCTATGTAAGAGAAAAGCTGCCCATGCACCAGGAAGGAGACAATGGGGCCTTCCAGAGCCTTCTCTGCCCAAACTGGGATCCCTAAATAACCAAATGACCAGGTACCTGGCCGACCTGACCTCAGACTCctgccctccacacacacacacacaaacacacacacacacacacacacacacacacacacacacacacacacacacacggagatGCTCTCACACCTAATGAAGCGCTCTTCTGCCCCCTGCAGGAACCTTCCCCGCCTGGGCTCCACCCCGTAGAATCAAGAGCCAGGTGAGTGCCCCCAACGGAAGGAAAGGCAGGAATCCCTCCGCACAGCCCGCCATTTTCCCCGagctcccccaccctccctcgAGGCTTCCTGaccccttcttctcccctctccccagcgtCTCTCCCGCTTCTTTGAAGGAGTCCAGAAACTGCGCGTAGGCTTCCAGTCAGCCTCGACCCAGGACACCGTCCAGGTAGGAGCAGGACACAGAGGAGGCAAGGTGGAGGCACCCCTTCCCCATAGAGGCCTGGTAAAGCTTTGGTCTGGGAGGAGCCGGACCCAACAGGACGGCGCCCTGCTCTGAGGCCCCGGTCCTCCTGGGTGGGTGGCGACTGCCCCCAGCATGTGTCTGTACTCACTGTGAGACACCCACGTGCAGCTAGTGACACCTTCCCTCTTGCCTCCCTGAACTTTGGATTCATGTCACCCTTGGCATTCACCAACAGGATGACCTCTGAGTGGCTGGATTCCAGGAAAAAAGACCCAAGGAATCCCAGCCAACATGACTTTTATCCTCAAATAAACAGTTACCAGGGTCTGCTTTCTGTGGCTGAGTAAGCAGGGTCTTCATGCAGACCCTCTGCTCTGTGTCCCCATCCTCCAGGGTCTCATGCATGAAGTGGATGATCTGCTGGAGACCCCAGGGGACCTGGAGACCCTGCCCCGCTCAGAGCAGCACTGTGTGGCCGCTAACATGCTCTTTGGCCTGGAGGATGTCCTGAGAGGGCTGAGCCAGGCCCTGTCCAATGGGTCATTGACCTTCCATTCACCTGCAGGCACAGGCAAGTACCCGAGTCTGCCCCAGGCTCCTGCATGACCATTTCCCACCTCATTTCGCCCAGGCCTCACTGGAGCTGGGTGACCGTGCTTGCATCTCAGTGTTACTctcattaacaaattaaaataaaaggttaaaaggaaatgaataaattatataagtgaaataagcccgaTTGGTATTTGCCACAGTTGACAGGGTGGGTGAAATGGATGAAAGGGGTCAAATGtttcaaacttccagttataaaataaataagccacgGGCGTAtgatgtgcagcatggtgactgtagttaataatactgtattgcatatttgaaagttcctatgagagtaaatctcaaaagttcttatcacaaatttcaaaacttttgtAACCTGCATAGTGTCATATGTGAGCTAGGCTTATTGCAGGGATCCTTTTGCAATATAGACAAATtgttatgttgtacacttgaaattaatatatcaattatacctcaataaagaaagaaaagaataccaCTGTAAATAATATACATTTTCATTGTGAACTAAATTATGAGCAgatgaaataataacaaagaatttaagataaaatagaaatggcttcaaaagaaaacaatttatttagTTTAGAAGAATGTGAATTTAACATTATTTGATATTCaagtatgatttattttattgaggtaaaattcacctaacataaaattcaccatgttAACCAAAGTGTACAATTGAGTGACATTTAATGCATTCACAGAGTTGTGATCATGACTTCTATTTCTGAAATATCTTCATCACCCCAGAAGTAAATACTGCAACCACTAAGCAGTCGCTCCTCATTCATGCCTCccccagccactggcaaccatgaatctgttttctgtctccatggatttgccaattctgcacatttcatataaatataattatatgacATGTGACCTTTTAgtctagcttctttcgcccagcATGATGTGTTCCAGGTTCATCTATATTTTAATGTGCAtcgtatttatttcctttttatggctgattaatactccattgtatatatgggTATACCACCTTATGTtagtccattcatccattgaccgACATTTGGGTTCTTGCCACCTTtggactattgtgaatagtgccgcTATTAATATTGgcgtacaagtttttgtgtgaataacttttcagttctttggggtacaTACTTAAGAGTGGAGTTTCTGACTAGTATAGTAGTTCCATcttcaactttttgaggagccaccAAACAATTTTTCCAAAGTTCTACTTTTCTGCTTTCCATTTCCACCAACAATGTCACAAGGGTTCCAGTCTCCTCATCCTCAGCAACATTTGTtacttccattttgtttcatttttagtaTAGTCAGCTAATATCtcctatggttttgatttgcatttccctgatgactaacaatgtttaacatcttttcatgtcatcATTGAacatttctgtgtcttttttgGAGACATGTCTATTCAAGACCTTTCcctattttttaattcagttgtttggttttggttgttgagttgtaagagttctttatatattctgatagTAGACCCTATGAGACGTgtgatttcaaatatttcctcccattccacAGATTATCTTTTCACTGTCTTTATGATCTTTTCACTTCAATGAACAGCTGGttccattttgatgaagtccgttttatctgttttttctcttgttgcttgtgCATTTGGTGTCCTATCTAAGAGTCCAttccaaatccaaggtcatggaGATTTAcctctatgttttctcctagttgTTCGAGTTTTAGCTCCTAAATTTAGatctatgacccattttgagttaatttatgtgtATTGTGTGAGGTAGGTGTCCAACATCCTTCTTTTGCTTCTGGATATCCAGATGaaccagcaccatttgttgaagagactattcaaTGGGAAACCATTGAACAATGTTGGcattccttgttgaaaatcaattgacatagatgtatgggttcatttctggactctcagttctatttcaCTGGTTTATCTGTCTatccttgtgccagtaccatggtgttttgattactgtaggttgGTATTAAGTTtcgaaatcaggaagtgtgagtcctccaaattCGCTTTccattttcaagattgttttgggcATTTGGGCCTCTTGCAATGCCATATGAATTGTAGGATGAGCTTttacatttcttcaaaaataaattaataaaatgatggtggaattttgatatggattgcattgaatctgtaggtcattTTGGAGAATATTGCCATCTGAATAATATTGATCATTCCAATCCACAAACAAAGGATGTCTTCCCATTTATTCAGCATTTCCAGttcatttcaacaatcttttgTAGTCTTCTGTGTACGTATCCTAAGCCTCCTTGGATAAaattattactaatattttgttgaatatttttgcatctatgttcataagagatGCTGGTCTGTGGTTTGTTTGTTGTGATGTCTTTCTGTGGGTTTGTTTTTAGGATCATGGTGGCCTCGTAGGGTTATTTAGGTAGAGTTCCTTCCTCTCCTATTTTATGGAGGAGTTTACAAAGgattcctgttaattcttccttgaatggttgatagaattcaccagtgaagccatctggtctgaGCTTTTCATTTTGGgaattttttgattactgattaaaTCTCTTTACCCCTTATATGGCTGTTCAGActttttgtctcttcttcagTCAGTTTTGTAGTTTATGtgtctctaggaatttgtccatttcatctatgttatctaatttgttgttgAATAATTACTCACAGTTTCTGTTATCATCCTTTGTAAATTCAGACgatatccatatatatattccattatgATTTATACCAAATATTGTACACAAcattatacaatatataaaataatggtttTTCTCTGTACAAATAACAATAGTATTACATATAGTAttgttatatataaatagatatgtatgtataaatatctataaataaaacaatggTATTGTATCAACCACTTAGTCGCAATTACTAATCTAAGTCCCTGTGTGCCTCGCACAACTCTTAGAGCTGACCCTGGAGGTGCTGGAGCAGGGAGACAGAAGTATCTCCTTGAGCCAGAATCGGGCAAAGATGCTGCTGAAGTGGGAGACGGTGCAGGGATCTGCTGACTCAGGTAAAGGCTGAGATGAGGAGAAGGCCACTGAAGCTTCCCAGTGGGCCAAGTGTCCAGGGATGGGACAGATAGAGGATTAAATGTTAAAGGGAAGTGTGGGGTATGGAGAGGCCACAAGGAGAGAGTCCATCTGAAGAAGGAGGGGTCCTGTTGGGGACACCAAGATGTCAACCTTGCCCTTGTCCTGCAGGCCCTTCTGTGGTGGGCTTTGTCTCCATCCCGGGCATGGGAAAGCTGCTGGCTGAGGCGCCCCTGGTCCTGGACCCTGAGAGGCAGGAAGTTGTACGGGAGACACACAAGGACTTGCTGCAGGAAGTCACCCATGTCCTGCTCTCAGATGTCGTCACCACCTTCTTCAGCAACAATGACACTCAGAACCTCAGCTTCTCAGTCACCTCCATCTTTAACCATGTGAGTCCAGatgggagggggctgtgggtgtGGAAGAGGCCTGAGTCCTGGGTGCAGCCTTAGGGTTCAGGTGGGTCCCCATAGGTGCATTATTTACCCAGGAAGGCCCTTCATGAGCCAAGTTTGGGTCAGCATTTCTGAGCATCACAACCAGCAGCTCACACTCACTCCCTGATCTTGCAGTCAGTGACCCCTCAGCCAAGGAAGAAGGTGCTCTGCGTCTTCTGGGAGCACAGCAGGAGTGAAAGTGGTCATTGGGCCACCACAGGCTGCACGATGGTGGGCACCAGAGACACCAGCACCACCTGCCAGTGCACCCACCTCAGCAGCTTTGCCGTCCTCATGGCCCACTACAACGTGCAGGTGAGGACCCTGAGAGGGGCTGTGTTCAATGTCAGTGGCACTGTAACCAATTCCCACACATGCAGTAGCTTAAAAGCCCACAGGTTTGTTATCTCCCAGTCTCTTCAGGTCAGTAGTCCTGCATGGTGCAGCTGTGCTGTCTGTCAGCATCTTACAAGCCTCAAATCATTGTATCAGCCACAGCTGCAATCTCATCTGAAGTTTTGGGTCCTCCTCTAAGCCCCGTGGTTCTtcgcagaattcagttccttgcagttgtaggactgacaTCGCACTTTCTTGCTACCTGGCAGCAGGGGACCATGCTCAGCTCCTGGAGGCTACCTGCATCCCTTCTCATGTGGTCCTCTCATAGGCTCTCTCACAAGGTGTCAGTGGTCCTATCTCGAGGCCAGCAGGTGAAGCTCCCTCACATCAAAGCTCTCTCAAACTTTGAGTGTTTTTCCCCAGAAGCCCAGATCTTTCAGGGGCTCACCTGGTTAgaccaggcccacccaggataaacTCCTTCTTTTCAAGTCAGTTGATGTAGGACCTGAACTGGGCCCTCCATGTGCCATATGCCTTCACAGCAGCACTGGACTGGCTTTTGACTGGAAACCTGAAAGAAGGGGTGTGTCCACGCGGGGGCAGGGATATGGTCGCCAAATTAGACCTCTGCTCACCTCAGGGGTCTCTGGTGCAGGAGTGCTCAGGGGTTGCAGAAAGGACGATTTGGCAGAGGGCACCAGGGAAGCCGGTGAGAACAGGTGGGTCGGGGCCGTGTTGGCCTCCCCCGCTGTGCAGGTGAGCTGGTGAGTTCCTCTAGGTCACCAAAACCAGAGACTCACTCAGGTGACCTCTAAAGGAAAATAAGCCCTTGTGAGAGGCAGGGCTTCGTCCAGACTCTGAACCTATCAGTTCACAATCCCATAGTGTCCTAATGTTCTGAACCTGTAGGTACTTAGTCAAACATCACAAGTTTACTTGGCTCCTCCATTCCTAATTTTTCTatgcctaaaaataaaaataaaaatggtggaAGGGTCAGTACCCCACAGCAAGAAGGGGTGACTGTGGTCTCCTCTTTGCTAAGTCCCAGAGGGAGGATCCTGTACTGGATGTGATCACCTACGTGGGGCTCAGCCTATCTCTGCTGTGCCTCCTCCTGGCAGCCCTCACCTTCCTGCTGTGCAGAGCCATCCAGAACACCAGCACCTCCCTCCACCTGCAGCTCTcgctctgcctcttcctggcccacctcctcttcctcatggCCATCGACCGAACGGAGATCCAGGTACTGACCCAGTCCCAGTGGACCCTCTGGCCTGCCCCAGGGGGTGCTGGGTCCATGGGAGCCATGCTGCCCTGGATGCCTTAATGAAATGATCTTGGGTCCTGGGGAAGGTTAGGGGGTGAGTGACCAATGTCACATTGACTGATGCAACTAGACGACAAACCCTCTCTGACTGCTCCTTCATACGCATCAGACTTCTCCCCAATGGCAAGGCACGGGAGAGGTCCTGGGGCCACACTCCACGCTGACAGTCCCTCCTGGTGAGGCCTCACTCCTCCCCCAGGTGCTGTGCGCACTCATCGCGGGCGCCTTACACTATCTCTACCTGGCCTCCTTCACCTGGATGCTGCTGGAGGGCCTGCACCTCTTCCTCACTGCACGAAACCTGACGGTGGTCAACTACTCCAGTGTGAGCAGATTCATGAAGTGGCTCATGTTCCCTGTGGGCTACGGCGTCCCGGCCGTGATCGTGGCCATTTCTGCAGCATCCAGGCCTCATCTCTATGGAACATCAACCCGGTAAATGCACTTTCCCGTTTGTCCTTATCTTCTCCAGCACAACCATGGCCATCATAGAACCAACACAACACTTTAATTTCACCAGAATATGATAGGCAGATAAAAACTCAGTAACCACTCCAAAGACACCTTCCTGGTTTCATGATTGCCTTCATTGAAGTGACTGTTTTAATTCCTTAAGATTTAATCCTTTTAAATGCTAATTATATTATGTTAATAATTCTATATTTAtgtaataattatgttttatattaaCTATACACTAATATAATATTGATGATATGTtaataactacaaattaatatagttaaaatatatgATGTGACTCATTTTGATGTTTTAGattttattacattaaatattaattttatgttatattaatGACTATATTGTACTAATGCCTATGATACATAATATCAATTGCATCTTATATATTAGTGtatgtatattaatataatacCCATTGCATTAGTTTTGGAGACTGTTTTAAATCTTCTAGAAAGCAAAAttaaagtgaagggatggcaTTGGTTTGTGTAATCCACTTCTCTCTCCTAATTAAAAAAAGGGAGTTAATTTAGACACTGAAATCATTATGACCAGAGCTAAGATTTGTAAATCACTTCTGTAGAGCAGTCTTTGatctaaatatttttcatgtatctCAGATCAAATCATCCTCCCCACAACCTTCTGAGGTAGAAACAAGTGATATGCCAGtattacagatgacaaaactgaggcacaaagagattaacTAACACGGCCGAGATCTCAGAGCTGGCTGGTGGCAGAAGTGGGATCAAATCCAGTCTCACTCACAACACAGTCCTACACTGATAAAATTAATGTTCATCTGCATCGGATGAGCCCCGGCCAGCCAGCTTTCCTAGATAACTTAGGATAAAAGCGAACTCCatctgtaaaggaccagacaaTAAATACTTTTGGCTTATGGGCCATCCCATCCCTGTTGCAACTACTCACCTCTGTCCttatagcatgaaagcagccacagacgatACGTAAGGGAACGAGTGTGACTGTGTCCCAGGAAAGCACATTCACAAGATCAGTTGGCAGCCCACCTGGCACAGGCTGCAGTTTCCTACCCCATCCTTAGtagctttctcttcccttctccctggtGGCGCCATCTCTCCATGCTCCTGCCACCTCCCATCTCATTCACAATTCCCCTCACTTGGGATCAAATTCCAATCCTGTCACTTGCATCAGTGTGGCCTTGAGTGACTGCCTCTGTTTCCTTAAGCCTCAGATGCCTGACCCGTGATGGTTTgagtacctgtgtgtgtgtgaggaataaaGGCATTCTGCACATGAGCC encodes:
- the LOC106827568 gene encoding adhesion G protein-coupled receptor E2-like isoform X2, with amino-acid sequence MRNRHLRLLPGLSVLLLLPLGAAALNAGACVRWCPPNPPCVNANACRCIPGLSSVSPNIISSPVESCDEINECEPPWTVSCGIYIDCQDIEESYCQCIRGHEIDSQEMFTNETNETCDALSILLHLTRGATVRKLIGSTPTSCAQECPRRSVCADANACCCLPGFSSSSGEVFISPSESCEDVNECKTLSTVSCGKFADCHNTEGSYYCTCSPGYQPVSGAMLFWNEKENTCHVISTDKPEASGDDQDPGECCAGSEQDDMDRPQHTRAWAQSDQWRRRPSGPDSNRGHHQEPLPQTQPSPKEVDPGSKEAQNTGGQKTGRYSAGSRGTFPAWAPPRRIKSQRLSRFFEGVQKLRVGFQSASTQDTVQGLMHEVDDLLETPGDLETLPRSEQHCVAANMLFGLEDVLRGLSQALSNGSLTFHSPAGTELTLEVLEQGDRSISLSQNRAKMLLKWETVQGSADSGPSVVGFVSIPGMGKLLAEAPLVLDPERQEVVRETHKDLLQEVTHVLLSDVVTTFFSNNDTQNLSFSVTSIFNHSVTPQPRKKVLCVFWEHSRSESGHWATTGCTMVGTRDTSTTCQCTHLSSFAVLMAHYNVQSQREDPVLDVITYVGLSLSLLCLLLAALTFLLCRAIQNTSTSLHLQLSLCLFLAHLLFLMAIDRTEIQVLCALIAGALHYLYLASFTWMLLEGLHLFLTARNLTVVNYSSVSRFMKWLMFPVGYGVPAVIVAISAASRPHLYGTSTRRIK
- the LOC106827568 gene encoding adhesion G protein-coupled receptor E2-like isoform X1; this translates as MRNRHLRLLPGLSVLLLLPLGAAALNAGACVRWCPPNPPCVNANACRCIPGLSSVSPNIISSPVESCDEINECEPPWTVSCGIYIDCQDIEESYCQCIRGHEIDSQEMFTNETNETCDALSILLHLTRGATVRKLIGSTPTSCAQECPRRSVCADANACCCLPGFSSSSGEVFISPSESCEDVNECKTLSTVSCGKFADCHNTEGSYYCTCSPGYQPVSGAMLFWNEKENTCHVISTDKPEASGDDQDPGECCAGSEQDDMDRPQHTRAWAQSDQWRRRPSGPDSNRGHHQEPLPQTQPSPKEVDPGSKEAQNTGGQKTGRYSAGSRGTFPAWAPPRRIKSQRLSRFFEGVQKLRVGFQSASTQDTVQGLMHEVDDLLETPGDLETLPRSEQHCVAANMLFGLEDVLRGLSQALSNGSLTFHSPAGTELTLEVLEQGDRSISLSQNRAKMLLKWETVQGSADSGPSVVGFVSIPGMGKLLAEAPLVLDPERQEVVRETHKDLLQEVTHVLLSDVVTTFFSNNDTQNLSFSVTSIFNHSVTPQPRKKVLCVFWEHSRSESGHWATTGCTMVGTRDTSTTCQCTHLSSFAVLMAHYNVQSQREDPVLDVITYVGLSLSLLCLLLAALTFLLCRAIQNTSTSLHLQLSLCLFLAHLLFLMAIDRTEIQVLCALIAGALHYLYLASFTWMLLEGLHLFLTARNLTVVNYSSVSRFMKWLMFPVGYGVPAVIVAISAASRPHLYGTSTRCWLNTDKGFIWAFLGPVCTIFSINLAFFLMTFWIVKNKLSSLSSDVSTLKNTRMLTFKATAQLFILGCTWCLGILQVGPAAHIMAYLFTIINSLQGVFIFLVYCLLSQQVQQQYRRWFKGVTKTKAESEKYTLSSRAMPDASKHSVEN